One Coprobacter fastidiosus genomic window, GTCTAAATGCGGATATTTCGTTAAGAAAAGACCACACTCCAAGCCTGCATGAATCGCCTTTACCTCTGGAGTTACATGATATAATTCTTCATAAGCAGCCACCGCAATATTCAATATCTCAGATTTAAGATTTGGTTTCCAGCCGGGATAACCTTCCCCATGAGTAGCCACTGCTCCTGCCAATGTAAACACGCTTTCTACACGGCAAGCGATTTCTTGCTTCAAAGATTCTACCGAACTGCGCTGGCTGGTAGCAACAACGATCTGATCCTCTCCTACCATTTTCACAGAAGCTAAATTGGTCGAAGTCTCGACAAGTCCGGGAATATCACGACTCATAGATATTACACCATGAGGACAAGCATTCAAAGCATTTATCAAAGCAAAAGTCGTTTGACGGTCGATACAACGATCCTGATGCTCTTCCGACTCCATCGTAATTTTCATATTCGGTTCTACAGCAGACAATTCTTCTTCGATAATCGAGTGGAAAAGATTCAAATCTACCCGAATTTTTTCTTTTTCATTTTTAGGAACACCAATAATAGCCGATGCTTCACGAGGAATTGCATTCCGCAAATTCCCACCTTCGATATGACATAGAACCATATCATATTTCTTAGAACATCTGCATAAGAAACGGGCTAAAATTTTATTGGCATTACCCAATCCTTTATTGATATCACTACCCGAATGACCGCCTTGCAAGTTAGAAATACTTACCCGAAAATAGAAATAATCGGCAGGAGTCATCGTGGGTTTATAGGTAAATGTCGAAGTAGTATCTATCCCTCCGGCACAGCCTATGAAAATTTCCGCTTCATCTTCAGAATCGAGATTAAGCAAATAGTCTCCCGAAATAAAACCTTCTTTCATTCCAAAAGCCCCTGTTAATCCGGTTTCCTCATCTACGGTAAACAGTGCTTCCAAAGGACCATGCTGCAAATTATCCGAAGCTAATACGGCCAACGATGCTGCCATTCCTATTCCGTTATCTGCCCCTAAAGTCGTACCTCTGGCACGTACCCACTCTCCGTCGATATATGTTTCTATCGGATCATTTTCAAAATCGTGAATAACATCTGAATTTTTCTCGCATACCATATCCATATGCGACTGTAAAATTACTCCAGGAGACGATTCAAATCCTTGAGTCGCAGCTTTAGATATAACAATATTTCCCGTTACGTCTTCTTTTGCATCCAAGTGATGCTCCCGTGCAAAATCCAACAAAAAAGCACGTATCTTTCCTTCTTTCTTCGAAGGTCTGGGCACTTTTGTTATCTCATCAAAATAGTGCCAGATCAACTCCGGCTTTAAATCCTTTACATCCATAGTTTTCTTTATAAAATGT contains:
- a CDS encoding aminoacyl-histidine dipeptidase, with amino-acid sequence MDVKDLKPELIWHYFDEITKVPRPSKKEGKIRAFLLDFAREHHLDAKEDVTGNIVISKAATQGFESSPGVILQSHMDMVCEKNSDVIHDFENDPIETYIDGEWVRARGTTLGADNGIGMAASLAVLASDNLQHGPLEALFTVDEETGLTGAFGMKEGFISGDYLLNLDSEDEAEIFIGCAGGIDTTSTFTYKPTMTPADYFYFRVSISNLQGGHSGSDINKGLGNANKILARFLCRCSKKYDMVLCHIEGGNLRNAIPREASAIIGVPKNEKEKIRVDLNLFHSIIEEELSAVEPNMKITMESEEHQDRCIDRQTTFALINALNACPHGVISMSRDIPGLVETSTNLASVKMVGEDQIVVATSQRSSVESLKQEIACRVESVFTLAGAVATHGEGYPGWKPNLKSEILNIAVAAYEELYHVTPEVKAIHAGLECGLFLTKYPHLDMISFGPTLRGVHSPDEKMHIPAVEKFWNHLVMILKKVSEK